The nucleotide sequence CTCACCTTTTTTCAGACTGAAATCGGCACCGTGTACGATCGGTACATCGATCCCCTCTTCATTTCGCGCAGCCACGCGCAGGCCACTTACCCTGACGATTTCGTTCATTTCATTTCTCCGTCCCGCGCGTGGATCGCCCGCCGAAGCTGTCGATGAGCAAGTTGACCCCCATGGTCAGAGTGGCGATGGCGAGCGCTGGCACCAGTACCGCCGGAGCTCCCTCTTCCAGGCCCTGGATGTTTTCTCGCACCAGCGACCCCCAGTCCGCGTCCGGAGGCTGTATGCCCAGCCCGAGGAAGCTCATCGCGCTCAGCAGCAGCACCACATACACGAAGCGCAGGCCGAAATCGGTCAACACCGGACGAAGCATGTTCGGCAGCACCTCGACGAAGATGATGTACGGCATGGCCTCACCCCGGGTGCGAGCGACCCGGACGAAGTCCATCGTCATGACGTTCACCGCAACCGCACGTGCAATACGGAACGAGCCCGGCATGTAGGCAAATGCAGCCATGCACAACAGCAACGGCACAGAGGAACCGAACGAGGCCACCATCAACAACGCGAAAATCTTGTTCGGAATGGAGATCAGCGCATCTTCGGTGCGGCTTATGAGCGCATCGATCCAGCCTCCGGAGGCCGCCGCCACCAGCCCCAACATCACACCCGCCGAACAGGCAAGTACGGTTGCCACCAATGCCAGACCGATGGTGTAGGGAGCTCCATGCAATAATCGGCTGAGAATATCCCGGCCCAGATAGTCGGTGCCCAACGGAAACTGCGTGCTGAGTGGACCAAAGAAACCGTCGCTGGGCATGGCATTGACATCGTAGGGCGCCAACAGGGGGCCGAAGATGGCCATCAGCGCCCAGAAGCTCACGATCAGCAGGCCGATGAAGCCGCCGAAGGACAACTTGAGCCGGCGTCGATGGGGGTGCGCAACGGGCTGCTTCAGTCCATCCTGCTTAATGCTGTTTCCTGTGCCCGGCGTCGGTGGATTAGTGTCAAGTTTCATTTGCGCAGCCTCGGGTTGGACAGAATTGCACACAGGTCAGCCAGCAGTACCAGCACCAGAAACCCGAGGCAAAACAACATGACGCACGCCTGTACCAGCGGCATGTCGCGGGTGACCACGCCGTTTACCATCAGCGTCGCGATACCCGGATAGTTGAAGATCGACTCGACGATGACCACACCGCCCAGCAGGTACGACAGGCTCAATGCGATGGCATTGGCGATCGGTCCGATTGCATTCGGC is from Pseudomonas sp. B21-056 and encodes:
- a CDS encoding ABC transporter permease encodes the protein MKLDTNPPTPGTGNSIKQDGLKQPVAHPHRRRLKLSFGGFIGLLIVSFWALMAIFGPLLAPYDVNAMPSDGFFGPLSTQFPLGTDYLGRDILSRLLHGAPYTIGLALVATVLACSAGVMLGLVAAASGGWIDALISRTEDALISIPNKIFALLMVASFGSSVPLLLCMAAFAYMPGSFRIARAVAVNVMTMDFVRVARTRGEAMPYIIFVEVLPNMLRPVLTDFGLRFVYVVLLLSAMSFLGLGIQPPDADWGSLVRENIQGLEEGAPAVLVPALAIATLTMGVNLLIDSFGGRSTRGTEK